From a region of the Bombus terrestris chromosome 8, iyBomTerr1.2, whole genome shotgun sequence genome:
- the LOC100652122 gene encoding mastermind-like domain-containing protein 1 isoform X5 produces the protein MTIVMKIKENKIVYFQVAAPKLKGRPRRKRKKRSASPGESSNESEASVASTSKSAPASSNVVVPSVGRPPSSVVRRSERKTTAEEKKFLTDVQNFMNSRGTPVGKMPLLGYRQIDLFLFYTKVQLLGGYDSVSAGRLWKNIYDDIGGNTGSTSAATITRRHYERLLLPYERYQRGEEAKVRLTPGRRSKSSSVSEESEDNKQETNDSYPSETPPPVETNVTATTPPLQSIVSSAAPFLSSEKPKTETGKTSSLRSVRVKQERLKSLNTMIANSTPSPSQQTIQLPSPPPSSNTSISTPSSTPSTTPTNGTGSQSVLERQLNSPLISQQVPPSCSPPGLPVTTVVTNASTVVTLTPPPEKDMKEIKLDPKQTTLLAQGKENIPLFGEKSIFAEKTIVPPRSPEVIDLETESDTSRDKIIIPSFKKRKLEILREGGLEVTAVDLDTRPSVIQSNPPAPATMKSEEKPPISYPLPVTPNSIPKLISVTVTPDIGHMLSSPQEHQHHHHHQARLQTPTKQHPAHHNNNNNIMMNNNNMVNSRVINLGTSNNAALLQLYANANVPPPASSGLHQANHRFVPPIVPNGRIFPPKVTQSKSIFAHNEKMVYGDPKEIPIPPKYRSTLHRLQPHQIHNNNDPVYGGVLDLTQKSNKPVFPRPSLEIVKVPVVPRPNPLNLEMRNSSIKEKPTDCSKRSTFPGYQNVLDSRTMASNNLEITIVNPKQKNNHLSTPTHVRVSSPSRNSAIPVQRRQHLNGKYTTRSEPVSPYTPRKPSHPVIPNVPNLNHLNSGNYPRMATIQQQNTIDRRKNVEMSGGKEQHQHQHHHSLQHQHHHQHQHMHQQHQQHQQQQRRISEGDKSLIAQQQQQQQQHQPQEPRQTEAGRRHSVPSIPSGYVPTVPQNNPAFFPQLPNTPGKFLPILDPMYYSAFYNGLFPPPIPPTAATSFLPPEFSAYYKELLASSQPRLGMAGQHQPAAPTSK, from the exons ATGACTATTGTAATGaagattaaagaaaataaaattgtgtatTTTCAAGTTGCTG caCCGAAATTAAAAGGAAGACCGAGAAGGAAGCGTAAAAAGCGTAGCGCATCGCCAGGCGAATCGAGCAACGAGAGCGAGGCTTCTGTGGCGTCTACCTCGAAGAGTGCCCCAGCGAGTTCGAACGTGGTGGTACCGAGCGTTGGAAGGCCACCTTCGTCGGTGGTACGACGAAGCGAGCGAAAGACCACCGCTGAGGAAAAGAAATTCCTAACGGATGTGCAGAATTTCATGAACTCGCGGGGTACGCCTGTCGGAAAGATGCCACTGCTGGGCTACAGGCAGA TTGATCTCTTCCTGTTTTATACGAAAGTGCAATTGCTCGGTGGCTACGATTCTGTCAGTGCTGGTCGGCTCTGGAAAAACATTTACGATGACATAGGTGGTAATACAGGATCCACCAGCGCAGCGACTATCACTCGACGACATTACGAAAG GTTGCTGTTACCCTACGAGAGGTATCAAAGAGGAGAGGAGGCGAAAGTTAGACTGACACCCGGAAGGCGAAGTAAGAGTAGCAGCGTGTCCGAAGAGTCCGAAGATAATAAGCAAGAGACGAACGATTCATATCCATCGGAAACGCCTCCCCCTGTAGAAACGAATGTTACTGCTACAACTCCTCCCCTTCAATCAATTGTATCGTCGGCAGCA CCGTTCCTTTCGAGCGAAAAACCGAAGACGGAGACTGGCAAGACTTCATCTCTGCGTAGCGTACGAGTGAAACAAGAACGCTtgaaatcgttaaatactatgaTTGCCAATAGTACGCCATCGCCCAGCCAGCAAACAATCCAACTACCAAGTCCACCACCTTCTTCTAATACGTCAATTTCAACGCCGAGTAGTACACCCTCTACAACACCCACGAATGGTACTGGAAGTCAAAGTGTATTAGAGAGGCAGCTCAACAGTCCTCTGATATCGCAACAAGTTCCACCGTCGTGTTCACCGCCGGGTCTTCCGGTAACTACAGTGGTAACGAATGCTTCTACGGTGGTAACGTTAACACCACCGCCGGAGAAGGATATGAAAGAAATCAAACTAGATCCTAAACAAACCACCCTGTTGGCTCAGGGTAAGGAGAACATACCGTTGTTCGGCGAGAAGTCAATTTTCGCGGAAAAGACGATAGTGCCTCCTAGATCACCAGAAGTGATTGACCTTGAAACGGAGAGTGACACGAGTAGGGATAAGATAATCATTCCCAGTTTTAAGAAACGTAAATTGGAAATACTTCGCGAAGGTGGTCTTGAAGTTACTGCCGTTGACTTGGATACGCGACCCAGCGTGATTCAAAGCAATCCTCCTGCGCCAGCAACAATGAAATCCGAAGAAAAACCGCCAATATCGTATCCTCTTCCAGTCACACCTAATTCCATTCCTAAGTTGATTTCCGTCACCGTGACGCCGGACATAGGGCATATGTTATCGTCTCCTCAAGAGCATcaacatcatcatcatcatcaagcACGGTTACAAACGCCGACCAAGCAACATCCCGCTCAtcacaataacaataataatattatgatgaataataataatatggtgAACAGTCGTGTAATAAATCTTGGTACTTCTAATAACGCCGCGTTGCTACAATTGTACGCGAATGCTAATGTCCCGCCACCAGCGTCGTCAGGGTTGCATCAAGCAAATCATCGTTTCGTGCCGCCAATTGTTCCTAACGGTAGGATATTTCCGCCCAAGGTGACACAGTCAAAGTCGATATTCGCACACAACGAAAAAATGGTTTACGGAGATCCGAAAGAGATTCCTATCCCTCCAAAGTATCGTTCCACGCTGCATCGTTTGCAGCCGCATCAGATACACAATAATAATGACCCTGTGTACGGCGGGGTCCTCGACTTAACACAAAAATCGAACAAGCCGGTGTTTCCGAGACCGAGCTTAGAAATAGTGAAAGTACCTGTAGTGCCGAGGCCTAATCCATTAAACTTGGAGATGAGGAACTCGTCGATTAAAGAGAAACCAACAGATTGTTCGAAACGAAGTACCTTCCCTGGTTACCAGAACGTACTCGACAGTCGAACGATGGCTTCGAATAACTTAGAAATTACGATCGTAAACCCTAAGCAAAAAAATAATCACTTAAGCACACCGACGCATGTTCGGGTATCGAGTCCATCTAGAAATAGCGCGATACCTGTGCAAAGAAGGCAACACCTGAACGGCAAGTACACGACGAGGAGTGAACCAGTTTCACCCTACACACCTAGGAAGCCGAGTCATCCTGTTATACCGAATGTACCTAATCTAAATCACCTGAATAGTGGAAATTATCCTAGAATGGCAACGATTCAGCAACAGAATACGATCGATAGGAGAAAAAACGTAGAAATGAGCGGTGGTAAGGAGCAGCATCAGCATCAGCATCACCATTCACTTCAACATCAGCATCATCACCAGCACCAACATATGCATCAACAACATCAACAACATCAACAGCAACAGCGTCGAATCAGCGAGGGCGATAAATCGTTAATCGctcaacaacaacagcaacaacaacaacaccaGCCACAGGAACCGAGGCAAACCGAAGCTGGAAGACGACACAGTGTTCCGAGTATACCTTCTGGTTATGTACCTACGGTACCGCAAAACAATCCAGCTTTCTTTCCACAACTGCCAAACACGCCCGGCAAGTTCCTACCGATTTTAGACCCCATGTACTATTCCGCATTCTATAATGGTTTATTTCCCCCGCCGATTCCGCCCACGGCTGCCACGTCGTTTTTACCGCCGGAATTTAGTGCGTACTATAAAGAATTACTTGCTTCCTCGCAACCAAGACTGGGGATGGCGGGGCAGCATCAGCCAGCTGCTCCAACGTCTAAGTAG
- the LOC100652122 gene encoding mastermind-like domain-containing protein 1 isoform X4, whose protein sequence is MDSRGPNQPLASLRLYFLPENTPDGRRDTHGEDEVLTISEKVVVRVHDLVTWLSPTLEWSWGREVSYPPTPTSSPANSPLRYEIPQPQVLTDPGIDFSDVDKQQKEYESSHNTRKSDCISQTKVVVLSYPRYCRYRALLRRLEGAEPSWLCSSIAAALGGFTATPGTRVLFCRDTFDYPDLETHELLCNHLAPKLKGRPRRKRKKRSASPGESSNESEASVASTSKSAPASSNVVVPSVGRPPSSVVRRSERKTTAEEKKFLTDVQNFMNSRGTPVGKMPLLGYRQIDLFLFYTKVQLLGGYDSVSAGRLWKNIYDDIGGNTGSTSAATITRRHYERLLLPYERYQRGEEAKVRLTPGRRSKSSSVSEESEDNKQETNDSYPSETPPPVETNVTATTPPLQSIVSSAAPFLSSEKPKTETGKTSSLRSVRVKQERLKSLNTMIANSTPSPSQQTIQLPSPPPSSNTSISTPSSTPSTTPTNGTGSQSVLERQLNSPLISQQVPPSCSPPGLPVTTVVTNASTVVTLTPPPEKDMKEIKLDPKQTTLLAQGKENIPLFGEKSIFAEKTIVPPRSPEVIDLETESDTSRDKIIIPSFKKRKLEILREGGLEVTAVDLDTRPSVIQSNPPAPATMKSEEKPPISYPLPVTPNSIPKLISVTVTPDIGHMLSSPQEHQHHHHHQARLQTPTKQHPAHHNNNNNIMMNNNNMVNSRVINLGTSNNAALLQLYANANVPPPASSGLHQANHRFVPPIVPNGRIFPPKVTQSKSIFAHNEKMVYGDPKEIPIPPKYRSTLHRLQPHQIHNNNDPVYGGVLDLTQKSNKPVFPRPSLEIVKVPVVPRPNPLNLEMRNSSIKEKPTDCSKRSTFPGYQNVLDSRTMASNNLEITIVNPKQKNNHLSTPTHVRVSSPSRNSAIPVQRRQHLNGKYTTRSEPVSPYTPRKPSHPVIPNVPNLNHLNSGNYPRMATIQQQNTIDRRKNVEMSGGKEQHQHQHHHSLQHQHHHQHQHMHQQHQQHQQQQRRISEGDKSLIAQQQQQQQQHQPQEPRQTEAGRRHSVPSIPSGYVPTVPQNNPAFFPQLPNTPGKFLPILDPMYYSAFYNGLFPPPIPPTAATSFLPPEFSAYYKELLASSQPRLGMAGQHQPAAPTSK, encoded by the exons GACGAAGTGCTGACGATATCGGAAAAGGTGGTCGTGCGGGTTCACGATCTCGTCACCTGGTTATCGCCTACGTTAGAATGGTCGTGGGGTCGCGAGGTGTCTTATCCACCGACCCCGACGTCATCTCCGGCGAACAGTCCGCTAAGGTATGAGATACCACAACCTCAGGTGCTCACCGATCCTGGCATCGATTTCTCAGACGTCGATAAGCAACAGAAGGAATACGAAAGTAGTCACAACACAAGGAAATCGGATTGTATTTCTCAAACGAAAGTGGTCGTGCTTTCGTACCCCAGGTATTGTCGATATCGAGCACTGTTGCGTAGGCTCGAAGGTGCCGAACCGTCCTGGCTTTGCTCGTCCATAGCAGCTGCACTAGGTGGATTCACCGCCACACCAGGTACGAGGGTACTCTTCTGCAGAGATACCTTCGACTACCCGGACCTTGAAACTCATGAGCTCCTCTGCAATCACCTAG caCCGAAATTAAAAGGAAGACCGAGAAGGAAGCGTAAAAAGCGTAGCGCATCGCCAGGCGAATCGAGCAACGAGAGCGAGGCTTCTGTGGCGTCTACCTCGAAGAGTGCCCCAGCGAGTTCGAACGTGGTGGTACCGAGCGTTGGAAGGCCACCTTCGTCGGTGGTACGACGAAGCGAGCGAAAGACCACCGCTGAGGAAAAGAAATTCCTAACGGATGTGCAGAATTTCATGAACTCGCGGGGTACGCCTGTCGGAAAGATGCCACTGCTGGGCTACAGGCAGA TTGATCTCTTCCTGTTTTATACGAAAGTGCAATTGCTCGGTGGCTACGATTCTGTCAGTGCTGGTCGGCTCTGGAAAAACATTTACGATGACATAGGTGGTAATACAGGATCCACCAGCGCAGCGACTATCACTCGACGACATTACGAAAG GTTGCTGTTACCCTACGAGAGGTATCAAAGAGGAGAGGAGGCGAAAGTTAGACTGACACCCGGAAGGCGAAGTAAGAGTAGCAGCGTGTCCGAAGAGTCCGAAGATAATAAGCAAGAGACGAACGATTCATATCCATCGGAAACGCCTCCCCCTGTAGAAACGAATGTTACTGCTACAACTCCTCCCCTTCAATCAATTGTATCGTCGGCAGCA CCGTTCCTTTCGAGCGAAAAACCGAAGACGGAGACTGGCAAGACTTCATCTCTGCGTAGCGTACGAGTGAAACAAGAACGCTtgaaatcgttaaatactatgaTTGCCAATAGTACGCCATCGCCCAGCCAGCAAACAATCCAACTACCAAGTCCACCACCTTCTTCTAATACGTCAATTTCAACGCCGAGTAGTACACCCTCTACAACACCCACGAATGGTACTGGAAGTCAAAGTGTATTAGAGAGGCAGCTCAACAGTCCTCTGATATCGCAACAAGTTCCACCGTCGTGTTCACCGCCGGGTCTTCCGGTAACTACAGTGGTAACGAATGCTTCTACGGTGGTAACGTTAACACCACCGCCGGAGAAGGATATGAAAGAAATCAAACTAGATCCTAAACAAACCACCCTGTTGGCTCAGGGTAAGGAGAACATACCGTTGTTCGGCGAGAAGTCAATTTTCGCGGAAAAGACGATAGTGCCTCCTAGATCACCAGAAGTGATTGACCTTGAAACGGAGAGTGACACGAGTAGGGATAAGATAATCATTCCCAGTTTTAAGAAACGTAAATTGGAAATACTTCGCGAAGGTGGTCTTGAAGTTACTGCCGTTGACTTGGATACGCGACCCAGCGTGATTCAAAGCAATCCTCCTGCGCCAGCAACAATGAAATCCGAAGAAAAACCGCCAATATCGTATCCTCTTCCAGTCACACCTAATTCCATTCCTAAGTTGATTTCCGTCACCGTGACGCCGGACATAGGGCATATGTTATCGTCTCCTCAAGAGCATcaacatcatcatcatcatcaagcACGGTTACAAACGCCGACCAAGCAACATCCCGCTCAtcacaataacaataataatattatgatgaataataataatatggtgAACAGTCGTGTAATAAATCTTGGTACTTCTAATAACGCCGCGTTGCTACAATTGTACGCGAATGCTAATGTCCCGCCACCAGCGTCGTCAGGGTTGCATCAAGCAAATCATCGTTTCGTGCCGCCAATTGTTCCTAACGGTAGGATATTTCCGCCCAAGGTGACACAGTCAAAGTCGATATTCGCACACAACGAAAAAATGGTTTACGGAGATCCGAAAGAGATTCCTATCCCTCCAAAGTATCGTTCCACGCTGCATCGTTTGCAGCCGCATCAGATACACAATAATAATGACCCTGTGTACGGCGGGGTCCTCGACTTAACACAAAAATCGAACAAGCCGGTGTTTCCGAGACCGAGCTTAGAAATAGTGAAAGTACCTGTAGTGCCGAGGCCTAATCCATTAAACTTGGAGATGAGGAACTCGTCGATTAAAGAGAAACCAACAGATTGTTCGAAACGAAGTACCTTCCCTGGTTACCAGAACGTACTCGACAGTCGAACGATGGCTTCGAATAACTTAGAAATTACGATCGTAAACCCTAAGCAAAAAAATAATCACTTAAGCACACCGACGCATGTTCGGGTATCGAGTCCATCTAGAAATAGCGCGATACCTGTGCAAAGAAGGCAACACCTGAACGGCAAGTACACGACGAGGAGTGAACCAGTTTCACCCTACACACCTAGGAAGCCGAGTCATCCTGTTATACCGAATGTACCTAATCTAAATCACCTGAATAGTGGAAATTATCCTAGAATGGCAACGATTCAGCAACAGAATACGATCGATAGGAGAAAAAACGTAGAAATGAGCGGTGGTAAGGAGCAGCATCAGCATCAGCATCACCATTCACTTCAACATCAGCATCATCACCAGCACCAACATATGCATCAACAACATCAACAACATCAACAGCAACAGCGTCGAATCAGCGAGGGCGATAAATCGTTAATCGctcaacaacaacagcaacaacaacaacaccaGCCACAGGAACCGAGGCAAACCGAAGCTGGAAGACGACACAGTGTTCCGAGTATACCTTCTGGTTATGTACCTACGGTACCGCAAAACAATCCAGCTTTCTTTCCACAACTGCCAAACACGCCCGGCAAGTTCCTACCGATTTTAGACCCCATGTACTATTCCGCATTCTATAATGGTTTATTTCCCCCGCCGATTCCGCCCACGGCTGCCACGTCGTTTTTACCGCCGGAATTTAGTGCGTACTATAAAGAATTACTTGCTTCCTCGCAACCAAGACTGGGGATGGCGGGGCAGCATCAGCCAGCTGCTCCAACGTCTAAGTAG